A region of the Bacillus sp. NP247 genome:
GCTACATGAAATGACATATATACGTAGTCAGAACGGAGCCGGAGATATTTTAGGTCAATTTTATAATACTGATGGAAAACAATTAGAGCTTCCCCATCATAACCGTCTTATCGGCACACCACTCTCTGTTCTTCAAAGTATGAAACATGTCGTTGGTGTAGCTGGCAGTACTGAAAAGTTAGATGCAATTTTCGGCGCCTTAAAAGGAAAATTCATCCATACATTAATTACCGACGAAGAAACTGCTCTCTCCTTATTAAGAAAGGAAGGTGACTCTTAATGTCTACTCTATTAGCTTACGATGCTGGTACAGGAAGTATTCGAGCAGTCCTTTTTGATTTACAAGGAAATCAGCTTGCAGTCAGTCAAAAAGAATGGATTCATAAATCCGATAGTCGTTATCCCGGTTCTATGAATTTTGATGTAAAAGAAAATTGGCAGCTCGTCCAAGAATGTACAAAGGATGTGCTGCAAAAAAGTAATACGTCCCCCTCTTCTATTAAAGGTATAAGTGCAACGAGCATGCGCGAAGGCTTTGTTTTATACGATAAAAACGGGCAAGAAATATGGGCTTGTGCAAATGTTGATGGCCGCGCATCAGCGGAAGTTAGTGAACTAAAACAAATACGTTCCGAAATTGAAGAAGATTTATATAGAAAATCCGGTCAAACTTTTTCGTTAGGTGCTTTACCTCGCTTACTTTGGATTAAAAACCATGAACCAGACGTGTACAAAAACATTCATTCCTTTACGATGTTAAACGATTGGATTTTATATAAATTGTGCGGCGTACTGCAAATTGATTCTTCAAATGGATGTACGTCCGGTATATTCGATTTACAAAATAGAGCTTGGGATAATTCCATCGCTGAGCAATGCGGTCTTACTCTAGCCTTTTCTCCAAAAGTAAATGAAGCTGGTACAACTATTGGGAATGTCACAAAACGAAGTGCTGAATTAACAGGATTACATGAAGGAACTCCTGTCGTTGCTGGCGGCGGTGATGCTCAAATGGCATCACTCGGAACTGGAGTTGTTAAGCAAAATCAAACATTAATATGCGGGGGTAGCTTTTGGCAGCAAGAAGTTAACATTACTGAACCAATAACGGATCCGCATGCTGCGATTCGCGTAAATTGCCATGTCGTTCCTAACCTTTGGCAATATGAAACGATCGCCTTTTTCCCAGGACTCGTTATGCGCTGGTTTCGAGATGCTTTTTGCCAAGAAGAAAAGAAACTCGCTGAAAAACTCGGTGTAGATGCATATGAATTGTTAGAAGAACAAGCGAAAGACGTACCTGTCGGCTCACATGGCATTATCCCTACTTTCTCAAACGTCATGAACTATATTTCTTGGCGTCATGCCGCACCTTCTTTTTTAAATTTAAGCTTAGATGCTGACAAATGTGGGAAGAAAGAAATGTTCCGCGCTATTGAAGAAAATGCCGCCTTCGTTACACTTGGAAACTTAAAACGAATTGAAAATCTCACAGGTACATTCCCTTCTGAAGTTGTTTTTGCTGGCGGTGGTGCTAAAGGAAAACTATGGCCGCAAATTCTATCAGACGTACTCGGTATTCCTGTAAAAGTACCCGTTGTGAAAGAAGCAGCTGCTTTAGGCACTGCAATTGCTGCTGGTGTTGGTGCTGGCATATATTCATCTATGGAAGAGACTGCCGAACAGTTTGTACAGTGGGAAAACACATTCGAACCGGTCACTGAAAACCATGAACACTATAAGGAATTCTATGAAACATGGAAAACCGTATATGACAGTCAGCTCGCTTTAGCCGATAAAGGACTTACATCACATATGTGGATTGCGCCTGGTGCACTGTAACACATTACATAAAGTGAAACTTTAATCAGTGGGGGTTTTCTTCATCCCCTGCTGATTATTAGTTGAACCAATCGGGCGTTTACGGGCAGTTGATCTCCCACCTAACCTCTTTGCTCCAGCCGAATTTTGAGATGGGAGTTTTACTGCCCGTTAATGCGGGATAAAGGAGTGAAATATATGCTAAAAGCGAATGAAAATGATTTCTCCTATCGCTTCGGTGATAACGGGCCGAAATATTTAATACAAGGTCCAAATATTGATCTTGGTCTTGTTGTCATTCAGCCTGGGCAAGAGTTTCAAAATCATTATCATACAACGTGCGAAGAAGTCTTCTATGCGTTAGAAGGCGAAATAGATTTCTATGTAAATAACGAAAGAATTCCAATAAAACAAGGAGATGTCTTGCAAGTTCGCCCTCATGAATCTCACTATCTTATTAACCATTCCGATAAACCTTTTAAAGCTGTTTTTATAAAGTCACCACACTTACCAAATAAAGATACAGTGCAAACGGAAAATCCAACATTAACGAAGGAGTGATTTCGAATGACTTGGGGATTTAAAAATCGATTAAACACAATTTTACCTGATGGCAGAGCGGTTATGTTAGCGATAGATCACGGTTACTTTTTAGGACCAATTCACGGACTTGAACAACCGTTAGAAACAGTTAAAAACTTACTTCCATATACAGATTCTCTCTTTTTAACGCGCGGTGTACTTAGCTCTTGTATTCCTGAAAACTGCAGTACACCGATGGTAATGCGTGTATCAGGCGGAGCTACTGTCGTTGGTAAAGATTTAGCGAATGAAACAATCGTTACACCTGTAAAAGAAGCAGTAAAACAAAACGCAATTGGCGTCGGCGTTTCTGTTTTCGTTGGATCAGACTATGAAACACAAACTGTTTCAAATCTCGCAAATGTAGTCTCTGAAGCTCACGATTATGGCCTGCCAGTACTCGGTATTACCGCCGTTGCGAAAGAGCTACAAAAACGTGAAGCTCGCTTTCTAGCACTCGCCTCCCGCGTATGTGTTGAAATGGGAGCTGACATTATTAAAACGTACTACTGCGAAGGATTCGAAAAAATTACGAGTACATGCCCTGCCCCGGTCGTAATTGCAGGCGGCCCAAAACTAGATTCAATCGAAGACGCATTAAACATTACGTACAATGCGCTGCAAGAAGGTGCAATTGGAGTAGACATGGGCCGAAACATATGGCAGTCCGAACATCCGTCTGCGATGATTCAAGCGATTCATGGTATTGTTAAGAATGGATTGAGTGTGAAAGAGGCACTCCAATTATATGAAGATGTAAAAAATTAAGGTGAAAGACAGACTATTACACTTAAATATATACAAAATCAATATTCTACTATAAGGAAAAGCCCATATGTTAGATGACTCAGTCATCTAACATATGGGCTTTCTTTTACATTTTTCATTGTTCCGAATTTAATCAGGTCCCTACAGATTGCGTACGTTCCAAACAATTTCACCGCGCTTGTCCCACGTACTGTGATGCCGCTCAAATCCTATTTTTTCTAGTACTCGGAAGGACGCAACATTCCAAGCACCTACAGTTGACCAAAGTCTGTGGCGCCCGGTAGCAATCGTAGCCTCCAGCACAGCGGATGCTGCCTCAGTCGCATAACCCTTGCGATGAGCACTGCGGAACAACTCGTATGCAATCTCCGGTTCTTCAAGAGTAGAACGACCGATAATTAAACCACAGTATCCGATGAAATCGCCTTCGTCTCGCCTACGAATAGTGAGAAGAGAAATACCATTTTCAGCTGCTTTCTTGCGCATCTCAATAAGGTCGCTACGAACAGAGTCAATGGTTGGCATGTCCACACCACGTTCGCCAATTAATTTTCTCAGCCATACTGCATCGGACTCCTCCCACATATTCAGGTCGAGTCGTTCCGTTTTCAGCTCGAATGCCATATCTTTATATACAGCTGTCATAGTGAAAACCTCCTAGTTATATCACTGCACTCATAATAATTTCGCACCTCATCACCACATCAGATTGTAAACCCGATTGATTTGCAAATCTATTTTCCAACTATCGCGAAAGTTTACAGCAACAGTATACAAAAATTAGTGATGTTTAATGCATAAGCAATTCCCCTAAAAAATAGACCTTTTTATCAAACTTTATTTCAAATCTACAGCATTTGTTTTAAGTTGACTACACTCTAGTTCATTAATGGTTTTGTTTGTTTTAGATTTTCAATTATTATACAAAACATCTTTCTCTACTTCTTAAAATAATGATATACTCCCAATAATTTGCTACCATAATCGGTGTATCCTTACTATATTCACGCTTAATATTTATATTTTTGGCTCTGCTCAATTTTAATGTTGAAAATTGAGTAAATTAGAGGGAAACCCAAATATAAGGGTTTCCCGTTTTTATACTTTCGACTTTTTCGCTGTTAAGAGACATTTTTTAGCCAAGTAATAATTCGAATTACCTGAAATGGTTCAAACCAAGTAATTAAAAACATCACAACGAAGTAAGAAATAAGTGATATGAATTTTAATGTTCCTTTTTCCCGTTTAGCAACTGCTATAAAACTTAGTACAATTCCAACTAAAAAAGAAATAAAACTAAAAAGGACAATCGGCTCATAATATCCATCTATTATCCAATTTAATCCGAATAATAATATCCCTGCAAACATCAAGACTATCGATAATAAACTGAATTTTTTCATAATTATACCTCCAAATATGATTTTACCATTTTAAGGAGTAAACGATAATTATTTTTGTTGCATAAGAATGAACAATTACACGATAAACTTAGATAAACGTAAGCTCTCATACGTATCAATCATTTCATACACAAATGACGATAAGAGAAACTTTTTTATATTGTGTTTAGCGCTTTCGTTACTGCAACTATCAATAAATAAAAATCAAGCGAGATAGTTATCGAAATATTTTTGTAACCACGCCTTTAAATCGGTCTATCCATTGTTTCATTCGAAAATGGAGACCATTTACATTACAGATTAATAAAGAAGCTATCTCACAAGTCAGATTTTTGACTAAAATCCGTTTATTTTTTGCTTTGGTGTTCCATTAAAAAAGCGAATAAAATAATCAAGCCCCTTTCCAAACTGGATAAGGGGCTATATATCTTCAAACGATTACTCTTGATGATTGCTATTGAGTTTTAAGACTTTCTTACCATCTTTATAGTCAAGGCAAGACACTTCAATTAACAATCCATTAAACATTGTAAAATAAAAACCATAACTACTACCTCTCATTGCATACGGTTCCTTGTCTATTTCAATGCCACCAGCTACTAAACGATTATATGCATGATCAACTTCACTTGAAGTATCCACTAAAAAACCAATATGAAAAGCTTCCGGATACATAACTTCCTTATTCCCCTTAAATGCTTTTGGATCGCTTAGCACAAGTATAAATCCACTCTCATCACTCATCACTACTAGTGCCTTTCCCTTTTGCTCCAAAAATTGAAAATCAAAAAATGTTTCAAAGAAATGTCTCGCTTCTGATAAATCATCAACACATAGATTCATATGATTTAACTTCATTTACTCATCTCCTTTTAAGCAGAGGGTATATATACTCATATTGATAACACTTACATATGTAAAGAAAGATATACCGTCTAAGACTTTTTTATAGTCTTATGCTTTTTCCTATAGCTTAGAACGTTTTTCGAAAGGAATGCAATCATATGAACAATTCGACATGGAGTATCGATTTACCTATATAAGTTGACAAGTGTTATAGCCATATTATTTATTCTCCAAATTAAGTAAAATCCACTCAATCAAGGAAATTGCTGAAGAGATCCGCTCTGTCGTATCTCCTAAAAACACTTTATTAAGTAAATCATCAAAATTAGTCGGTTTAATAGATAATGCTTGAATATACCTTAAAGCAGATCCAGCTGGAGGTGTTGGTCTGTTATTAATAGCCCATATTCCCTCTAGCAATGTCCACATTGATGTGTAAACTATGTATGATGCTTTTAGCTTTCAAAGCAGCCTGAATTTTAATAAGCGAACTATGTAACCAATGAGAAATGCCTTTTACTTTATCACTAGAAACAGAATAATTTTCATATTTATGTTGAGCTATTTCCTTTAACCTTTTCAACTCACCGTTACTATCAAATAAAATTTCTCCTTCTAGAAAAGAGTATAATTCCATTGGATTATTTTTAAAGTTTAATTGAATTCTTTTAAAGTCTGCATACTTATATTCAATTAAAATACCTTCTCTCTTTTCAGAATGAAAATCTTTCTTTTATCCATTCTCTAAAAGAACGTATCAATCTAAATCGGATTCGGGGTATGCGTCACCTCTTGCGACAGATCCGATAAGCATTAATCCACTTAATTCATTTCTAGCTATATGTTCATTTAGAGTTTTATGTACTAACTCTTTATGGTTTTCATATGTAATAAATGAAAGGTTTTCTATCATTTCTACCCTCCAAGTTATCGAGCGCGTAATATAATTCTTATAAGAATAGATCGATATTTCTCAGTTTCTAAAATAAGCAAACACCTTTTAAACGATTTTGAATTATATTTTTTCTCATACATTTCCATTATACACACTGCTAATTGTTACATACCAAGCTCTATTTTATTTGCACATACGTGTGAAATGCTTAGTCGCATTGCTTTCTATTAATTCTTTGTGCAATTGGGTGATCATCCTTTAGTTGCAACAGATCCCATAAATTCCCGTATAAATCCTTAAATACTGCAACAATTCCGTATGATTGCTCTTTCGGTTCTCTCACAAATTCTATTCCTCTTGAAATCATTTCATTATAATCTCTCCAAAAATCGTCAGTATTTAAGAAAAGAAATACTCTACCACCTGATTGGTTACCAATAAAGGGCTCTTGCTCAGGTTTAGATGCCCTGGCTAGTAATATTGTAGTGCCGACTGAACCTGGAGGAGATACCACTACCCACCGTTTGTTTTCTTCTGGCTGATAAATATCTTCAACTAATGTGAAATTTAGTTTCTTTGTATAAAACTCTATTGCCTCATCATAGTCTTTTACTACTAATGCAATATGAACTATCGATTGAACCACTATTATCCCTCCTAATTTTCTCACTGATTGAGTTACATTATAGCATTTCTATTTTTAACCTGTCCGTTAATTCTTCTTACATCACATGCGAGTCGTTCTCTTTATTCAATATAAATAAGCAAATGTATTTTTACGACTTCTGATAAGCCGATTTCGATGATTTCACATAATAAACCCCATGCTCAACGTTAATGATATGATCTGGCTTCGGCTTACCACGGCCCGCTCTATGTCCAGCTAAGTGCTCTTCACTCGTTTCCCAGTTCTTCCATGCTTCTTCAGATTCCCAGCGAATCATAACTACTACCTCTTCGTCTCCGCGTCTTACTTTTTTAACGAGAACACTTA
Encoded here:
- a CDS encoding cupin domain-containing protein — encoded protein: MLKANENDFSYRFGDNGPKYLIQGPNIDLGLVVIQPGQEFQNHYHTTCEEVFYALEGEIDFYVNNERIPIKQGDVLQVRPHESHYLINHSDKPFKAVFIKSPHLPNKDTVQTENPTLTKE
- a CDS encoding VOC family protein is translated as MKLNHMNLCVDDLSEARHFFETFFDFQFLEQKGKALVVMSDESGFILVLSDPKAFKGNKEVMYPEAFHIGFLVDTSSEVDHAYNRLVAGGIEIDKEPYAMRGSSYGFYFTMFNGLLIEVSCLDYKDGKKVLKLNSNHQE
- a CDS encoding GNAT family N-acetyltransferase; translation: MTAVYKDMAFELKTERLDLNMWEESDAVWLRKLIGERGVDMPTIDSVRSDLIEMRKKAAENGISLLTIRRRDEGDFIGYCGLIIGRSTLEEPEIAYELFRSAHRKGYATEAASAVLEATIATGRHRLWSTVGAWNVASFRVLEKIGFERHHSTWDKRGEIVWNVRNL
- the hmoA gene encoding heme-degrading monooxygenase HmoA, whose protein sequence is MFIETKTFTVKEGTSNIVVERFTGEGIIEKFEGFIDLSVLVKKVRRGDEEVVVMIRWESEEAWKNWETSEEHLAGHRAGRGKPKPDHIINVEHGVYYVKSSKSAYQKS
- the lsrF gene encoding 3-hydroxy-5-phosphonooxypentane-2,4-dione thiolase, whose amino-acid sequence is MTWGFKNRLNTILPDGRAVMLAIDHGYFLGPIHGLEQPLETVKNLLPYTDSLFLTRGVLSSCIPENCSTPMVMRVSGGATVVGKDLANETIVTPVKEAVKQNAIGVGVSVFVGSDYETQTVSNLANVVSEAHDYGLPVLGITAVAKELQKREARFLALASRVCVEMGADIIKTYYCEGFEKITSTCPAPVVIAGGPKLDSIEDALNITYNALQEGAIGVDMGRNIWQSEHPSAMIQAIHGIVKNGLSVKEALQLYEDVKN
- a CDS encoding VOC family protein, with amino-acid sequence MVQSIVHIALVVKDYDEAIEFYTKKLNFTLVEDIYQPEENKRWVVVSPPGSVGTTILLARASKPEQEPFIGNQSGGRVFLFLNTDDFWRDYNEMISRGIEFVREPKEQSYGIVAVFKDLYGNLWDLLQLKDDHPIAQRINRKQCD
- the lsrK gene encoding autoinducer-2 kinase; the protein is MSTLLAYDAGTGSIRAVLFDLQGNQLAVSQKEWIHKSDSRYPGSMNFDVKENWQLVQECTKDVLQKSNTSPSSIKGISATSMREGFVLYDKNGQEIWACANVDGRASAEVSELKQIRSEIEEDLYRKSGQTFSLGALPRLLWIKNHEPDVYKNIHSFTMLNDWILYKLCGVLQIDSSNGCTSGIFDLQNRAWDNSIAEQCGLTLAFSPKVNEAGTTIGNVTKRSAELTGLHEGTPVVAGGGDAQMASLGTGVVKQNQTLICGGSFWQQEVNITEPITDPHAAIRVNCHVVPNLWQYETIAFFPGLVMRWFRDAFCQEEKKLAEKLGVDAYELLEEQAKDVPVGSHGIIPTFSNVMNYISWRHAAPSFLNLSLDADKCGKKEMFRAIEENAAFVTLGNLKRIENLTGTFPSEVVFAGGGAKGKLWPQILSDVLGIPVKVPVVKEAAALGTAIAAGVGAGIYSSMEETAEQFVQWENTFEPVTENHEHYKEFYETWKTVYDSQLALADKGLTSHMWIAPGAL